In a genomic window of Enterobacter asburiae:
- the gspK gene encoding type II secretion system minor pseudopilin GspK translates to MSALRKQKGVALLVVLILLVMMSALAAKISQQFCRNLQKTHYQVSQQQLRWAMQAQEKVVKDRLQADASGENKALNLDGDWHQPLETRGEDYTVVSQVEDAQDCFNVNNLLAAEKIPQGQNAPAVPEKPRNEQIVEQILTESGISHATAEEVYQQLVDYLDGDATTAKDGAESDAWAGVVPARQPANQMMRTIAEIKQLPAFPAAAYPKVSKLLCALPDSASKVDVNTLKPEQAALLAALFPGKLTVDDAVRLIDSRPETGWENMETFSKALEQTFPQLKDDLPQVAELLSISSRYFRVNYTGNTDELTLRVVSQLQVNNEAGEIVTWQRRYRMIE, encoded by the coding sequence ATGAGTGCATTACGTAAACAAAAAGGGGTCGCGCTGCTGGTGGTGCTGATCCTGCTGGTCATGATGTCGGCGCTGGCCGCCAAAATCAGCCAGCAGTTCTGCCGCAACCTGCAGAAAACCCATTACCAGGTGAGCCAGCAGCAGCTGCGCTGGGCGATGCAGGCGCAGGAAAAGGTGGTGAAAGACCGCCTGCAGGCCGACGCCAGCGGTGAAAACAAGGCCCTGAACCTTGACGGCGACTGGCATCAGCCGCTGGAAACCCGGGGCGAAGATTACACGGTGGTCAGCCAGGTGGAAGACGCGCAGGACTGCTTTAACGTCAACAACCTGCTGGCCGCAGAGAAAATACCGCAGGGGCAAAACGCGCCCGCGGTGCCGGAAAAACCGCGTAACGAGCAGATTGTTGAACAGATCCTGACGGAAAGCGGCATCAGTCACGCTACGGCGGAAGAGGTGTATCAACAGCTGGTGGACTATCTCGATGGCGACGCGACGACGGCCAAAGACGGTGCAGAGAGCGATGCCTGGGCCGGCGTCGTGCCTGCCCGCCAGCCCGCAAACCAGATGATGCGCACCATTGCTGAGATCAAACAGCTGCCCGCGTTCCCGGCAGCGGCATACCCGAAGGTGAGCAAGCTGCTCTGCGCGCTGCCGGACTCTGCCAGCAAAGTGGATGTGAATACCCTGAAACCGGAGCAGGCCGCCTTACTGGCCGCCCTGTTCCCCGGAAAATTAACGGTAGATGACGCCGTTCGCCTGATTGATTCGCGTCCAGAAACCGGCTGGGAAAATATGGAAACCTTCAGTAAGGCGCTGGAGCAGACCTTCCCGCAGTTGAAAGACGATCTCCCACAGGTGGCTGAGCTTCTCTCCATCAGCAGCCGGTATTTCCGGGTGAACTATACCGGCAATACCGATGAATTAACGCTTCGCGTGGTTAGCCAGCTTCAGGTCAATAACGAAGCCGGTGAGATCGTGACGTGGCAACGTCGTTACCGAATGATTGAATAA
- the gspF gene encoding type II secretion system inner membrane protein GspF, with protein MAFYAWTATDAAGKTQRGTLQAEGQKQVRQMLREQKLMPVSITETREAASAGKAKTGAKLSTPVLSMFTRQLSTLVNAALPLESALKAISKQTEDKKLAAMVVEIREKVVEGHTLFDAFSQFPRTFDKLYCTLVMAGEKTGHLGDVLEKLAEYNEQRQKMKSKLTQAMVYPITLTVVAIAVISILLVAVVPQVIEQFTHMKQQLPITTRTLIAVSDFLQAYGIYIVGILGGGFIGFKTWLRNVKNRFRWNSWLVNGSPIKKLVCAINSARYIRTLSILQASSVPLLEGMYIAMDGIENLYARQVLEQAADTVRQGASLYAALEQAKLFPPTMLYMIASGEESGELGNLMDRAAENQESALQHRITLTLSVFEPALVVSMATIVLFIVLSILQPLLQLNNMVG; from the coding sequence ATGGCCTTCTACGCCTGGACGGCGACGGATGCCGCGGGGAAAACCCAGCGCGGTACGCTGCAGGCCGAGGGGCAAAAGCAGGTTCGCCAGATGCTTCGCGAGCAAAAGCTGATGCCCGTCAGCATCACCGAAACCCGTGAAGCGGCGTCCGCCGGAAAAGCAAAAACCGGGGCAAAGCTCTCAACGCCGGTGCTGTCGATGTTTACCCGCCAGCTTTCCACGTTGGTCAACGCCGCGCTGCCGCTGGAGAGTGCGCTGAAGGCGATCTCTAAGCAGACGGAAGACAAAAAGCTGGCAGCGATGGTGGTGGAGATTCGCGAGAAGGTGGTGGAAGGGCACACGCTGTTTGACGCCTTCAGCCAGTTTCCGCGCACCTTCGACAAGCTCTACTGCACGCTGGTGATGGCCGGTGAAAAGACCGGCCACCTGGGCGACGTGCTGGAGAAGCTGGCGGAGTACAACGAGCAGCGCCAGAAGATGAAGAGCAAGCTGACGCAGGCGATGGTCTACCCGATCACCCTGACCGTGGTGGCCATCGCGGTCATCAGCATTCTGCTGGTGGCGGTGGTGCCGCAGGTGATTGAGCAGTTCACCCACATGAAGCAGCAGCTGCCGATCACTACCCGCACGCTGATTGCGGTGAGCGATTTCCTGCAGGCGTACGGCATCTATATTGTGGGCATCCTGGGGGGCGGCTTTATCGGCTTTAAAACCTGGCTCAGAAATGTCAAAAACCGCTTTCGCTGGAACAGCTGGCTGGTGAACGGTTCGCCGATTAAAAAGCTGGTGTGCGCCATCAACAGCGCCCGCTATATCCGCACCCTGAGCATTCTGCAGGCCAGCAGCGTGCCGCTGCTGGAGGGGATGTATATCGCGATGGACGGTATCGAAAACCTCTACGCCCGGCAGGTGCTGGAGCAGGCGGCGGATACCGTGCGACAGGGGGCATCCCTTTACGCGGCGCTTGAACAGGCGAAATTATTCCCGCCGACCATGCTGTATATGATTGCCTCCGGCGAAGAGAGCGGGGAATTAGGTAATTTAATGGACCGCGCGGCGGAAAACCAGGAATCAGCATTACAGCATCGCATTACATTAACGCTGTCGGTATTTGAACCGGCGCTGGTGGTATCCATGGCAACGATTGTTTTATTCATCGTACTGTCAATATTACAACCGCTTCTGCAACTTAATAATATGGTAGGTTAA
- the gspD gene encoding type II secretion system secretin GspD: MKKFPWACVALTALSLYSSSLLAANFSASFKNTDIREFIDTVGRNLNKTILVDPSVQGTVSVRTYNVLTEDEYYQFFLSVLDLYGLSVIPMDNGMVKVVRSSVARTAGAPLADSKNPGKGDEIITRVVRMENVPVRELAPLLRQLNDATGIGNVVHFEPSNVLLLTGKASVVNRLVDLVQRVDKNGVQRREIVPLRFASAKDLSDMLNNLNNEEQKGQNAPQLATKVVADDETNSLVISGPEDARARTRSLIHQLDREQNNEGNTRVFYLKYASATKVVPVLTGIGEQLKDKPGTAKAKTARASTDLNITADESTNSLVITAQPNVMNSLEKVIDKLDIRRPQVLVEAIIAEVQDGNGLDLGVQWTGKHGGVQFGSTGLPISQIKNGTMKGASFTGLATGFFNGDFGALMTALSTDGKNDILSTPSVVTLDNKEASFNVGQDVPVLSGSQTTSGDNVFNSVERKTVGTKLKIVPQINDGDMIHLKIEQEVSSVDNSATEDASLGPTFNTRTINNEVMVHSGQTVVLGGLMENVTKQSVSKVPLLGDIPLVGQLFRYTSQDTSKRNLMVFIHTTVLRDDENYSAASKEKYDQIRVRQMQRAEEKKLGILEPADNAVLPAFPSTGTSTHAAPVKTSATRNPFKE, translated from the coding sequence ATGAAGAAATTTCCTTGGGCGTGCGTGGCGCTGACCGCATTGTCGTTATATTCCAGTTCGCTGCTTGCAGCCAACTTTAGCGCGAGCTTTAAAAATACCGATATCCGCGAGTTTATCGATACGGTAGGCCGCAATCTTAACAAAACCATTCTCGTCGACCCGTCCGTTCAGGGCACGGTGTCGGTCAGAACCTATAACGTGCTGACGGAAGATGAGTATTACCAGTTCTTCCTGAGCGTGCTGGATCTGTATGGTCTGTCGGTGATCCCGATGGACAACGGGATGGTGAAAGTGGTGCGCTCAAGCGTAGCCCGCACCGCGGGTGCGCCGCTGGCCGACAGCAAAAACCCGGGCAAGGGCGATGAGATCATCACCCGCGTGGTGCGCATGGAAAATGTGCCGGTGCGCGAGCTTGCCCCGCTGCTGCGTCAGCTTAACGATGCCACCGGTATCGGGAACGTGGTCCACTTCGAACCGTCCAACGTGCTGCTGTTAACCGGTAAAGCCTCGGTGGTTAACCGCCTGGTTGACCTGGTGCAGCGCGTCGATAAAAACGGTGTTCAGCGTCGCGAAATTGTGCCGCTGCGTTTTGCTTCCGCCAAAGATCTGTCGGATATGCTGAATAACCTCAACAACGAGGAGCAGAAAGGGCAGAACGCACCGCAGCTGGCCACAAAAGTGGTGGCCGATGACGAAACCAACAGCCTGGTGATCAGCGGCCCGGAAGACGCGCGCGCGCGTACCCGTTCCCTTATTCATCAGCTGGACCGTGAGCAGAACAACGAGGGGAATACCCGCGTCTTCTATCTCAAATATGCCAGCGCCACCAAAGTGGTTCCGGTTCTCACCGGGATTGGCGAGCAGCTGAAAGACAAGCCGGGCACCGCCAAAGCGAAAACCGCGAGAGCCTCAACGGATCTGAATATTACCGCCGACGAGTCAACCAACTCCCTGGTGATCACCGCGCAGCCTAACGTGATGAACTCCCTGGAGAAGGTGATCGACAAGCTGGATATTCGTCGTCCGCAGGTGCTGGTGGAAGCGATCATTGCTGAAGTGCAGGACGGCAACGGCCTGGATCTCGGCGTGCAGTGGACCGGCAAGCACGGTGGCGTACAGTTCGGCTCCACCGGCCTGCCAATCAGCCAGATTAAGAACGGCACCATGAAGGGGGCGAGCTTCACCGGCCTGGCGACCGGCTTCTTTAACGGTGATTTCGGCGCCCTGATGACCGCGCTCTCTACCGACGGTAAAAACGACATTCTCTCCACGCCAAGCGTCGTTACGCTGGATAACAAAGAAGCGTCGTTTAACGTCGGCCAGGACGTGCCGGTCCTTTCCGGTTCGCAGACCACCAGCGGCGACAACGTCTTTAACTCCGTTGAGCGTAAGACCGTCGGTACCAAGCTGAAAATTGTGCCGCAAATCAACGATGGCGACATGATCCACCTGAAGATTGAGCAGGAAGTGTCCAGCGTTGACAACAGCGCAACGGAAGACGCCAGCCTCGGCCCAACCTTCAACACCCGCACCATCAATAACGAAGTGATGGTGCACAGCGGTCAGACGGTGGTGCTTGGCGGCCTGATGGAAAATGTCACTAAACAGTCGGTCTCCAAAGTCCCGCTGCTGGGCGATATCCCGCTGGTCGGGCAGCTGTTCCGCTACACCTCGCAGGATACCTCCAAGCGCAACCTGATGGTGTTTATCCATACCACCGTCCTGCGTGACGACGAAAACTACAGCGCGGCGTCGAAAGAGAAATATGACCAGATCCGCGTTCGCCAGATGCAGCGCGCGGAGGAGAAAAAGCTCGGCATTCTTGAACCGGCGGATAACGCCGTTTTACCCGCGTTTCCGTCGACCGGCACCAGTACCCACGCCGCTCCGGTGAAAACCAGCGCGACGCGCAATCCGTTTAAAGAGTAA
- a CDS encoding type II secretion system protein M, translating into MKERITQLKSRYQNYSAREKIILKICAVAIAGAVIYYAGMVPLDNMIQNSKATLSRQKETLNWMRSEIDKNHLQVQIVKTDNPRTVVENSAQEIHLPLTDVRQDGQTLSFVVSRVNVYELKSWLREINQTSGVRLQKMNLTPVDHLSDVKAEVQLTWSKKA; encoded by the coding sequence ATGAAAGAGCGAATCACGCAGCTTAAGTCTCGTTACCAGAATTACAGTGCCAGGGAAAAAATTATTCTGAAAATATGTGCCGTCGCGATAGCGGGGGCAGTTATTTATTACGCGGGAATGGTTCCGCTGGATAATATGATTCAGAACAGTAAGGCCACGCTGAGCAGACAAAAAGAGACGCTGAACTGGATGCGCAGTGAAATAGATAAAAACCATCTTCAGGTCCAGATTGTCAAAACGGATAATCCGCGCACGGTGGTGGAGAACAGCGCCCAGGAAATTCATCTGCCTCTGACAGACGTGCGTCAGGATGGGCAAACCTTATCGTTCGTGGTCAGTCGCGTAAATGTCTATGAATTAAAGAGCTGGCTGCGGGAAATAAACCAGACCTCCGGCGTCAGGCTGCAGAAAATGAACCTCACGCCGGTCGACCACCTCAGCGATGTGAAAGCGGAAGTCCAGCTCACCTGGAGCAAAAAGGCATGA
- the gspG gene encoding type II secretion system major pseudopilin GspG → MALKRKNLARQAGFTLLELMVVIVILGVLASMVVPNLMGNKEKADEQKATSDIVALEGSLDMYKLDNHRYPTTEQGLQALVTKPEIAPIPNGYRADGYIRRLPQDPWGGDYILVSPGEHGAVDVFSAGPDGEANTTDDITNWSLDKKEK, encoded by the coding sequence ATGGCTTTAAAACGTAAAAACCTGGCGCGCCAGGCGGGCTTCACGTTGCTCGAATTAATGGTGGTGATTGTTATTCTCGGTGTTCTGGCGAGTATGGTAGTGCCAAACTTAATGGGGAATAAAGAGAAAGCGGACGAACAAAAAGCGACCAGCGATATTGTTGCGCTCGAAGGTTCACTGGATATGTATAAGCTGGATAACCACCGCTATCCGACCACAGAGCAGGGCCTGCAGGCGCTGGTGACCAAGCCTGAAATCGCGCCAATTCCGAACGGCTACCGCGCCGATGGCTATATCCGCCGCCTGCCGCAGGATCCGTGGGGCGGGGATTACATTCTGGTGAGCCCGGGCGAACACGGCGCGGTCGACGTCTTCTCAGCCGGTCCGGACGGTGAAGCGAATACCACCGATGATATTACGAACTGGTCTCTGGACAAGAAAGAGAAATAA
- the gspJ gene encoding type II secretion system minor pseudopilin GspJ: MKKTRRQRGFTLLEIMIALTIFAVISTLAWQILDGAMRTSSATDASAAKLNQLQRAWNLMERDFYQLQARAPRNEPELFRQEGDALELTTLNGVSGTVQLERVRWRLEEGRLYRDVWPVIDGPADVKPDEVPIVSEVKSLQWRFYRQGWQKSWSDAAHLPDGVELTLTMENGDTWRWVFTTPGDMPEAAAPAAASAPPPAPAPAPEAKS; this comes from the coding sequence GTGAAAAAAACGCGACGCCAGCGCGGATTTACCCTGCTGGAGATCATGATTGCCCTGACCATCTTCGCGGTGATCAGCACGCTGGCCTGGCAAATTCTGGACGGCGCGATGCGCACCAGTTCGGCGACGGATGCCAGCGCCGCAAAGCTCAACCAGTTGCAGCGGGCCTGGAATCTGATGGAGCGCGATTTTTATCAGCTTCAGGCGCGCGCGCCGCGTAACGAGCCGGAACTGTTTCGTCAGGAGGGCGATGCCCTTGAGCTGACCACCCTGAACGGGGTGAGTGGAACGGTTCAGCTGGAGCGCGTGCGCTGGCGGCTGGAAGAGGGGCGTCTGTATCGCGACGTCTGGCCGGTGATTGACGGCCCGGCGGACGTTAAACCCGATGAGGTGCCGATTGTCAGCGAGGTGAAATCCCTGCAGTGGCGTTTTTACCGTCAGGGCTGGCAGAAAAGCTGGAGCGACGCGGCGCATCTGCCGGACGGCGTGGAGCTGACGCTGACCATGGAAAACGGCGACACCTGGCGCTGGGTCTTCACGACCCCGGGCGATATGCCCGAAGCGGCTGCGCCCGCCGCTGCGTCTGCGCCGCCACCAGCACCAGCACCAGCACCGGAAGCAAAATCATGA
- the gspE gene encoding type II secretion system ATPase GspE — protein sequence MDELSKTLCSSSYAKDNGVLFYNNDVYIRDDTPAFALLEVRRVLGRAFVPVTLTPEAFDEMLAKIWQQSSGVSQQLVDDMDADIDLMALTEEIPDNEDLLDNDENSPVIRLINAILGEAVKDGASDIHIETFERTLSIRFRVDGVLRPVLQPARKLAPLLVSRIKVMSKLDIAEKRLPQDGRISLRIGRKAIDVRVSTIPSQYGERVVMRLLDKSNLKPDINKLGLIDEELEKLKGLIDRPHGIILVTGPTGSGKSTTLYAILSALNGHERNILTVEDPIEYELEGVGQTQVNPRVDMTFARGLRAILRQDPDVVMIGEIRDGETAQIAVQASLTGHLVMSTLHTNSAAGAITRLRDMGLESFLIGSSLLGVIAQRLVRRLCTHCRTTSPLDANEKALFSFMDAPPKAIYRAVGCEHCRQSGYQGRAGIHEFLVVDSTMRRAIHEDKDEMSIETQLFKQAYSLRENGLLKVISGVTSLEEVMRVTAERGGDA from the coding sequence GTGGACGAACTGAGTAAAACTCTGTGTAGCAGCAGCTACGCAAAAGATAACGGCGTTTTATTTTATAACAATGACGTCTATATCCGTGATGACACTCCGGCATTTGCACTGCTGGAGGTGCGCCGGGTGCTGGGACGCGCGTTCGTCCCGGTCACCCTGACGCCGGAAGCGTTTGACGAGATGCTGGCCAAAATCTGGCAGCAGAGCAGCGGCGTGTCGCAGCAGCTGGTAGACGACATGGACGCGGACATCGACCTGATGGCGTTAACCGAGGAGATCCCGGACAACGAAGATCTGCTCGATAACGACGAAAACTCGCCGGTGATCCGCCTTATCAACGCCATTCTCGGCGAGGCGGTGAAAGACGGCGCGTCGGATATTCATATCGAAACCTTTGAGCGCACGCTGAGCATTCGCTTCCGCGTCGACGGCGTGCTGCGCCCGGTGCTTCAGCCGGCGCGCAAGCTCGCGCCGCTGCTGGTGTCGCGTATTAAGGTCATGTCGAAGCTGGATATCGCCGAGAAGCGCCTGCCGCAGGATGGCCGTATCTCCCTGCGCATTGGCCGCAAGGCGATTGACGTGCGTGTCTCGACCATTCCGTCCCAGTACGGCGAGCGCGTGGTCATGCGTCTGCTCGATAAAAGCAATCTGAAGCCCGACATCAACAAGCTGGGGCTGATTGATGAAGAGCTGGAGAAGTTAAAGGGGCTGATTGACCGCCCGCACGGCATTATCCTGGTCACCGGGCCGACAGGTTCCGGTAAAAGTACCACCCTGTACGCCATTCTTTCGGCGCTGAACGGTCACGAACGCAACATCCTGACCGTTGAAGACCCGATTGAATACGAGCTGGAAGGGGTGGGGCAGACGCAGGTTAACCCGCGCGTGGACATGACCTTTGCCCGCGGGCTGCGCGCCATTCTGCGTCAGGACCCGGACGTGGTGATGATCGGGGAAATTCGCGACGGTGAAACCGCGCAAATCGCGGTGCAGGCGTCGCTCACCGGTCACCTGGTCATGTCTACGCTGCACACCAACAGCGCCGCAGGGGCGATTACGCGTCTGCGGGATATGGGGCTGGAGTCGTTTTTAATCGGATCATCGTTGCTCGGTGTCATTGCCCAGCGTCTGGTGCGCCGGCTGTGCACGCACTGCCGGACCACCAGTCCGCTGGACGCCAATGAAAAAGCGCTGTTCAGCTTTATGGACGCGCCGCCAAAAGCAATCTATCGCGCGGTGGGCTGTGAACACTGCCGCCAGAGCGGCTATCAGGGCCGGGCCGGTATTCATGAGTTCCTGGTGGTGGACAGCACCATGCGCCGCGCCATTCATGAAGATAAAGACGAAATGTCGATTGAAACGCAGCTTTTTAAGCAGGCCTACAGCCTGCGTGAAAACGGGCTGCTAAAGGTGATTAGCGGCGTGACCTCTCTGGAAGAGGTGATGCGCGTCACCGCCGAGCGTGGGGGGGATGCGTAA
- a CDS encoding type II secretion system protein GspL translates to MKQVLFVRPDNREGGKIMGCVSGSQQVETLESLDALADHPLASRVCLLLPASSMIFRHFTLPKKVASQATAFSWMAEETLIGDVDNLHWTVLNKKGAEVDAVAIDADLLRGWLNRCQEAGLKVIQVLPDAWLLPVTAGGSTLVSLDDSYWLRLSPHIASEMEASLLPLLMQKAGEGEVCCYGEAPAGVAVDIAQPWQHPLVLIQPQWQACRVTLLHGEFSAKAGSGKASKGIKAAVAAAGLLSLGLLLGPRVAMAWMLVQQENQIQQEILQVYQHHFPSMRQQTNIKYHFGQNMKKQSKGVFLQLEDLEKARQAVPALEITLLEYDAQQNTLTLSASSQSQSALQTFVNQAGEYFDFTLQPVSTSAPYTAMIAGKYK, encoded by the coding sequence ATGAAACAGGTACTTTTTGTTCGTCCCGATAACCGCGAGGGCGGGAAAATTATGGGGTGTGTCTCCGGCAGCCAGCAGGTTGAGACGCTGGAGAGCCTGGACGCGCTGGCGGACCATCCACTGGCGTCCCGTGTTTGTCTGCTGCTGCCCGCCAGCAGCATGATCTTCCGTCATTTTACGCTGCCGAAAAAAGTCGCCTCTCAGGCGACGGCGTTCTCCTGGATGGCGGAAGAGACGCTGATTGGCGACGTGGATAATCTCCACTGGACGGTGCTGAACAAAAAAGGTGCCGAAGTGGATGCGGTGGCGATAGACGCCGATCTGCTGCGCGGGTGGTTAAACCGCTGTCAGGAGGCGGGGTTAAAGGTGATTCAGGTGCTGCCGGATGCCTGGCTGCTGCCCGTGACGGCTGGCGGAAGTACCCTCGTCTCCCTGGATGACAGCTACTGGCTGCGTTTATCACCGCATATTGCCAGTGAGATGGAAGCGAGCCTGCTGCCGCTTCTGATGCAGAAGGCCGGAGAGGGGGAGGTGTGCTGCTACGGTGAAGCGCCTGCCGGCGTCGCGGTCGACATCGCCCAGCCCTGGCAGCATCCGCTGGTGCTGATCCAGCCCCAGTGGCAAGCCTGCCGCGTCACGCTCCTGCACGGCGAATTCAGCGCGAAAGCGGGCTCGGGGAAAGCCTCGAAGGGCATCAAAGCGGCAGTTGCCGCGGCGGGTCTGCTCTCTCTCGGCCTGTTGCTGGGCCCGCGCGTCGCCATGGCCTGGATGCTGGTGCAGCAGGAAAATCAGATTCAGCAGGAGATCCTGCAGGTTTATCAGCACCATTTTCCGAGCATGCGCCAGCAGACCAATATCAAATATCACTTTGGTCAAAACATGAAAAAGCAGAGCAAAGGGGTGTTTCTGCAGCTGGAAGATCTGGAGAAAGCCAGGCAGGCCGTACCCGCGCTGGAGATCACGCTGCTCGAATACGATGCTCAGCAAAACACGCTAACGCTGAGCGCCAGTTCGCAAAGCCAATCCGCGTTGCAGACGTTTGTAAACCAGGCGGGGGAATATTTTGATTTCACCTTACAGCCTGTTTCGACCTCTGCTCCTTATACCGCCATGATCGCAGGGAAATATAAATGA
- the gspI gene encoding type II secretion system minor pseudopilin GspI has protein sequence MANGNKKQKGMTLLEVMVALVIFSTAALALMNSVTLNVRFTHGLAETLQAGWVAENQLAEAQLTKTDFPDAEEQGTEIMGGRSWNWRKQRVKTADNVWANAIRVYAEGDDSQPVIALHIIPPGESK, from the coding sequence ATGGCTAACGGCAATAAAAAGCAAAAGGGGATGACGCTGCTGGAGGTAATGGTCGCGCTGGTGATCTTCTCCACCGCCGCGCTGGCGCTGATGAACTCCGTCACCCTGAACGTGCGTTTCACCCACGGTCTGGCCGAAACGCTGCAGGCCGGCTGGGTGGCGGAAAATCAGCTGGCGGAAGCGCAGCTCACGAAAACCGACTTCCCGGACGCCGAGGAGCAGGGGACGGAAATCATGGGCGGGCGCAGCTGGAACTGGCGCAAGCAGCGGGTAAAAACCGCCGACAACGTCTGGGCGAACGCGATTCGCGTCTACGCGGAAGGCGACGACAGCCAGCCGGTTATTGCCCTGCACATCATTCCGCCGGGAGAGAGCAAGTGA
- the gspH gene encoding type II secretion system minor pseudopilin GspH produces MNKQRGFTLLEIILALVIFASCAMMVVSTIPSRSGADIFGQQLKALVDYGSDRAVMDGNIVGLVITTDNYQLVTLEDKNGERRWVPLSAGRITTKGDFPEEMHVSLSPQRLAATVTSDPQVLFLPDGEISRFTLTLQSYDKQHHFRVVSQGAAPVSVENDG; encoded by the coding sequence ATGAATAAACAACGCGGCTTTACGTTGCTGGAAATTATTCTGGCGCTGGTGATATTTGCCAGCTGCGCCATGATGGTAGTGTCAACAATACCTTCGCGTAGCGGTGCGGATATATTTGGCCAGCAATTAAAAGCCCTCGTTGATTATGGTTCAGACCGTGCGGTGATGGACGGAAATATCGTCGGGCTGGTGATTACCACCGATAACTATCAGCTGGTGACGCTCGAAGATAAAAATGGCGAACGTCGCTGGGTGCCTTTATCCGCGGGGCGAATTACCACCAAAGGCGATTTCCCGGAGGAGATGCACGTTTCGCTCTCGCCGCAGCGCCTTGCCGCCACGGTAACCTCCGACCCGCAGGTGCTCTTTTTACCGGACGGCGAAATCAGCCGCTTCACGCTGACGCTGCAAAGCTACGACAAACAGCACCATTTCCGCGTGGTGTCGCAAGGCGCGGCCCCGGTATCGGTAGAAAACGATGGCTAA
- the gspC gene encoding type II secretion system protein GspC: MFALLIFCGQQGYLTFKDYKKVTNKLAKSDEQPLKNRREEKKFTLFTAAVRQDNLPTATKAPLAAEIEGIVRSDDAWLSFAVIKTPGGEKSYREGEPLTGFNDAFIQEINKDNVVVNYEGATQVLALNKPDYFKGGVDSGPVTKSTKDAGAESVHLDDYLVLKPLIEKGQLEGYNINPRNASSFYSHSGLQKGDVAVEVNSVDMTDEAKAKSIIANWSTMKEAEVVVRRHAHLENIRVNVLNN; this comes from the coding sequence ATGTTTGCGCTGTTAATTTTTTGCGGCCAGCAAGGCTATCTGACGTTTAAAGATTATAAAAAAGTTACGAATAAGTTGGCTAAATCTGATGAACAGCCACTGAAAAATCGTCGTGAAGAAAAAAAGTTCACCCTTTTCACGGCTGCGGTGCGTCAGGACAACTTACCGACTGCGACGAAAGCCCCGCTGGCAGCGGAAATAGAAGGTATCGTGCGTAGCGATGACGCCTGGCTTTCCTTCGCGGTTATCAAAACACCGGGGGGGGAGAAGAGCTATCGTGAAGGCGAGCCTCTGACCGGTTTCAACGATGCGTTTATTCAGGAAATTAACAAAGACAATGTGGTGGTTAATTACGAAGGTGCTACGCAGGTACTGGCGTTAAATAAGCCTGACTATTTTAAGGGTGGCGTTGACAGCGGCCCGGTAACCAAATCGACGAAAGATGCAGGTGCGGAAAGCGTGCATCTGGATGATTATCTGGTGCTCAAACCGTTAATCGAAAAAGGCCAGCTGGAAGGCTACAACATTAATCCAAGGAATGCCTCCTCGTTCTATAGCCATTCCGGGCTACAAAAGGGCGATGTGGCGGTAGAAGTTAACTCTGTCGATATGACCGATGAAGCAAAGGCAAAAAGTATTATTGCCAACTGGTCGACAATGAAAGAAGCGGAGGTCGTCGTCAGACGTCACGCTCACCTTGAAAATATTCGGGTCAATGTTCTAAACAATTAA